Proteins from one Sabethes cyaneus chromosome 2, idSabCyanKW18_F2, whole genome shotgun sequence genomic window:
- the LOC128734215 gene encoding protein FAM117B-like isoform X1 has product MSSRVRKQNEPMKAFVPVSSLLVRGSGSLHCATASGGGGGGSGIGSKSLSATLSPPIRHISPEHAVSGNRSPGALTYKGKLLTLNEGSMRRTASLDALYLRPVPAWSQVTSTLLQLDKATQTDESFLERTRGSTWMPSTGTGTGPSADASPIITRTEVTTPTDLKMEKVIRQRLQRTHRGEHSVSSQTLSPNHAKASPVSIPPRTCPPVHMRPMRSSVEGLNQEIEKLVLYTGQPHTCRSDLEMFSRGTPEGHRAPLAELFHAAAGGSTALSSDTRTVNTQTPLGDTLSSDDGSQSTSPDEAAAATSASPRINRFLAREPPDGCEKVSLKLTEADTSTNTTHFKPCVAFQLRPSLGSAFQPLQPISTLKTTPEDDGNAEEPEANPSEQASEVQDTAN; this is encoded by the exons atgtcCAGTCGCGTACGCAAGCAGAACGAGCCCATGAAGGCATTTGTTCCAGTAAGTTCACTCCTGGTCCGTGGTTCCGGTTCGCTGCACTGCGCGACGGCTTCCGGTGGTGGGGGAGGAGGTTCCGGAATAGGTTCAAAATCTCTCTCCGCTACCCTTTCTCCTCCCATCAGACACATCTCACCGGAGCATGCCGTCTCAGGAAACCGGAGTCCGGGGGCTCTTACTTATAAAG GAAAATTATTAACACTAAATGAAGGTTCGATGCGTCGCACGGCGTCCCTCGATGCACTCTATTTGCGTCCTGTTCCAGCCTGGAGTCAAGTTACATCGACTTTACTGCAACTCGATAAAGCAACCCAGACTGATGAATCCTTTTTGGAGCGCACACGAGGCAGCACATGGATGCCTAGCACTGGCACTGGTACTGGACCATCGGCGGATGCATCACCAATTATCACCCGTACCGAGGTGACGACACCGACTGatttgaaaatggaaaaagtgATAAGACAAAGACTGCAGCGCACACATCGCGGAGAACATTCAGTTAGTTCGCAGACATTAAGTCCAAACCATG CTAAAGCCAGCCCAGTTTCTATACCTCCACGTACCTGTCCACCTGTTCACATGCGACCGATGCGTAGCTCGGTAGAGGGCTTGAACCAGGAAATAGAGAAACTGGTTCTCTATACCGGGCAACCGCATACTTGTCGGTCAGATCTGGAAATG TTTTCTCGCGGAACTCCGGAAGGACACCGCGCTCCGCTGGCAGAGTTGTTTCACGCCGCCGCCGGAGGTTCGACTGCCCTGAGCAGCGATACCCGGACTGTCAATACTCAAACTCCGCTGGGCGATACGTTGTCCTCGGATGATGGTAGTCAGAGTACTTCACCGGACGAAGCGGCTGCCGCAACAAGCGCATCACCCAGAATCAATCGATTTTTAGCCCGAGAACCGCCTGATGGTTGTGAAAAG GTGAGCCTCAAACTGACTGAAGCTGATACCAGTACAAACACAACACATTTCAAGCCTTGTGTTGCTTTCCAACTGAGACCCTCGCTGGGATCTGCGTTCCAACCGTTGCAACCGATTTCGACGCTAAAAACTACGCCTGAAGACGATGGTAACGCCGAGGAACCGGAAGCGAATCCTTCCGAACAGGCAAGCGAAGTGCAGGATACTGCAAACTGA
- the LOC128734215 gene encoding protein FAM117B-like isoform X2 produces the protein MSSRVRKQNEPMKAFVPVSSLLVRGSGSLHCATASGGGGGGSGIGSKSLSATLSPPIRHISPEHAVSGNRSPGALTYKGKLLTLNEGSMRRTASLDALYLRPVPAWSQVTSTLLQLDKATQTDESFLERTRGSTWMPSTGTGTGPSADASPIITRTEVTTPTDLKMEKVIRQRLQRTHRGEHSVSSQTLSPNHAKASPVSIPPRTCPPVHMRPMRSSVEGLNQEIEKLVLYTGQPHTCRSDLEMFSRGTPEGHRAPLAELFHAAAGGSTALSSDTRTVNTQTPLGDTLSSDDGSQSTSPDEAAAATSASPRINRFLAREPPDGCEKPCFRARQQFRTNSCTIWMQTGKRKR, from the exons atgtcCAGTCGCGTACGCAAGCAGAACGAGCCCATGAAGGCATTTGTTCCAGTAAGTTCACTCCTGGTCCGTGGTTCCGGTTCGCTGCACTGCGCGACGGCTTCCGGTGGTGGGGGAGGAGGTTCCGGAATAGGTTCAAAATCTCTCTCCGCTACCCTTTCTCCTCCCATCAGACACATCTCACCGGAGCATGCCGTCTCAGGAAACCGGAGTCCGGGGGCTCTTACTTATAAAG GAAAATTATTAACACTAAATGAAGGTTCGATGCGTCGCACGGCGTCCCTCGATGCACTCTATTTGCGTCCTGTTCCAGCCTGGAGTCAAGTTACATCGACTTTACTGCAACTCGATAAAGCAACCCAGACTGATGAATCCTTTTTGGAGCGCACACGAGGCAGCACATGGATGCCTAGCACTGGCACTGGTACTGGACCATCGGCGGATGCATCACCAATTATCACCCGTACCGAGGTGACGACACCGACTGatttgaaaatggaaaaagtgATAAGACAAAGACTGCAGCGCACACATCGCGGAGAACATTCAGTTAGTTCGCAGACATTAAGTCCAAACCATG CTAAAGCCAGCCCAGTTTCTATACCTCCACGTACCTGTCCACCTGTTCACATGCGACCGATGCGTAGCTCGGTAGAGGGCTTGAACCAGGAAATAGAGAAACTGGTTCTCTATACCGGGCAACCGCATACTTGTCGGTCAGATCTGGAAATG TTTTCTCGCGGAACTCCGGAAGGACACCGCGCTCCGCTGGCAGAGTTGTTTCACGCCGCCGCCGGAGGTTCGACTGCCCTGAGCAGCGATACCCGGACTGTCAATACTCAAACTCCGCTGGGCGATACGTTGTCCTCGGATGATGGTAGTCAGAGTACTTCACCGGACGAAGCGGCTGCCGCAACAAGCGCATCACCCAGAATCAATCGATTTTTAGCCCGAGAACCGCCTGATGGTTGTGAAAAG ccctgtttccgtgcaagacaacagttccgaacaaattcttgcactATATGGATGCAGACTGGCAAAAGGAAaagatga